One Lepisosteus oculatus isolate fLepOcu1 chromosome 4, fLepOcu1.hap2, whole genome shotgun sequence genomic window, tttttaatgatcacagagggtcaggacctcggttttatgtctcatctgaaggacagcgcctgtttacagtatagtgttatAGTGACCCCGTCACTATCCAtgactggggttgccctcccatccatccaggacattCATGACAGAGGGTGCTCGAGGAAAGCTCTAAgtatcatcaaagaccccacacaccccagctacagactgtatgaccctctgccatctggaaaacggtaccggagcattcgggccctgactaccagactcagagataGTTTTTACCCCCacactattaaactcccagcctctctcactctcacctatgatctgaacctcccagtgccttctttctttcttaccaaaaactcacacattgaaaatctctCTCTAACTgacatgtcaaaaagctcactccccataatttctatccttttatttaattctgttgatgcatgtttttgcacatctgatgttgtttttgcacattacctgttgtctctgtctttcttttattatacaattgtattgttgttgtttttttttgtactatgtatcgtctgagagctacagtagctaaatagcattttgttttaccatatacctgtatatgagtataatgacgaACTTgaactatactggggcattaggacccacacagaccgcaggttgagtgccccctgctggccccactaacacctcttccagcagcagcctcagctttcccaggagtctcccatccaggtactgaccaggctcacacctgctgagctcttgtggatttcacgttgtgagttgcagggcggtatggctgctggctataaatAAAACGTCATGCATGGAGAATGTGTGTGATAGTCAAGAGATTCCAAGAGAATAGGAAAATATTGCGTGTGCTATTTAGTCAGGGTCACCGAGGAAGGGATAGAGAAGTACCTCCGACACATTTTTGAACGTTCAAAGTTAGAAAGCAGCAATTAAAATACTACTTCAGAAGATAGATTAGTCCCATTATGAGTTCAAGTAAACCATAACATGGAGAACTATAAGCAGACCACACTGGGAGTCCCAAGCAGGGACAATGGAACACAGAAGTCACAGTCCAGCTCAGTGAAGGTATGAGATGAGTTTTAATTTGTGCCGAAAAAGACCATTTCAGGACAACACTGAGAGAAGACACAAGGTGCATCCCCCCTCACTGTCCTGAACTCCAACAGTGTTACCAAGAGTTTTATAGTCCGACTACAGCCATGGTCACCCCATGTTATGACAATGAATCGGGGTTTATGAGTGCCCATTACCAATCGTACTGGACTTCCACTTATGGCACAGTGGCTATTCCGGATAACGTTATCCCCGGCTTTGCAGAAGCTGCatgtgacatcaaacagcaaatTGTCATAAGCAGGAAGTTTCGCATTTCATCCCACACTTGGAAAGAAAATGACATCTGGCCCCACAAGGGAACCAGTGAACCGCAGGCTGTGggtagaaacagaaacaaaaaaattgtTCATCAAAATAGCTTTTTGGTTAACCAGGAGCAGGGATCTCCACCTCTACCTTACGGGATAACCATTTTGCAGATTTGGAGACAGATAATAGCAGGCTGTCGCCACCTGCTGGAGAACTCCTGAAACAGCAGCCAGTGAAGGCCCGCCGGGTTGCAGAAGTGCAGGGATGCCCTAACAGGTAGCACTCCTGCCCACTGGACCAGAAACTTCAAACCAGTGGAACAGAGCAGAGacattttattgttcttttgcTGTAACAGGGATCTGTACATGGTAGACAATCTGAAAAAACAATCCCATATACCCACAGAAAAAGAGGAGGTATGCCATGAAAATCAGTGCCCAGGTCCGGTCCAAACGTCACTGTCTGAGCGGTCTTCACGGCGCAAGTTTGTGTTCTTGATCGCAAAGGGTTCATCGCCACGGACACACGTCAAGCAGTCTCTCATGTCCCCTCGCGAAGGCACACGCTGACTGGCTAGAAACTACTGCTCGGCCTCTCGCCCGCGTGGATCTGCTGATGTCTTTTCAGGACGCCGGACTGACTGAAGCTCTTCCCGCACAGGGCGCAGCAGTAGGGCCTCTCGCCCGTGTGGATGCGCAGGTGCTTCTTCAGGTGCCCCGACCGGTTGAAGCTCTTCCCGCACTGGCCGCAGGAGTACGGCCTCTCGCCCGTGTGGATGCGCCGGTGCGTCTTCAGGTCGCTCGACTGGCCGAAGCGCCGGCCGCACTGCTCGCAGCTGTAGGGCCTCTCCTCCGTGTGGGTCCGCTGGTGCTTCCGGAGGTTGCCCGTGTCGCTGAAGCTCTTCCCGCACTGCGCGCAGCAGTAgggcttctcccccgtgtggaCGCGCAGGTGCTTCTTCAGGACCTCCGACTGGCTGAAGCTCTTCCCGCAGTGGGCGCAGCCGTACGGCCGCTCCGCCGTGTGGATGCGCTGGTGCTTGCGCAGGTTGCCCGTGTCGCTGAAGCTCTTGCCGCACTGCGGGCAGCGGTAGGGCCTCTCGCCCGTGTGGATCCGCTGGTGCCTCTTGAGGTTCTGGGTGTGACTGAAGGTCTTCCCGCACTGCCCGCAGCAGTACGGCCTCTCGATGGCGTGGGTGCGCCGGTGCTCTTCGAGGTGGCCCGGGTGGCTGAAGCTCTTCCCGCACTGGGGGCAGCAGCAGGGACCCGCTCCCGAGAGACGCGGGGGAGGGTCTTGAGGGCTCGGCGGAGGGCGGCGACCCTCAGCGCAGCCGTTCGGCTCCCCCTCCGGCGCGTGAGCCTCCTGGTGCGACTGCAGGTCCCCCGCTCGGGCGAAGCACTTTCCGCACTGGGCGCAGCAGTAGAGGACCTCTTCCGCGTGCTCCCGCTGATGCTTCTGAAAGCTTTCGGGCTCCGCGGAGCTCTCCCCGCTCTGTCTGCGGCGGGACGGTCTCTCCCCTTGAGCCTTGCTTGTAAGGTGCCCCCTGAGGCTCTGCGATTTCCGGGCGGTCTTCCCGCGCCGCGCGCAGCGAGAGGACCCCCGAGCGTTTCCGGCGGACTCCGCGGGGGCAGGGCTCGGGCGCGCCGAGGAGGGGGCAGGAGTGACCGGAGATCCAGACGTCTGCTGCGTAACCTTTGTCGAGCTGCTCTCGCCCCCTCCAGCCGGATTTCGGCGGGGCAGCCCGGGCCCCAGCTTGCACAGTCCCTCCATCACATTCTCGAGCCCGAGCTTGAGGAGCCTCTCCTGGAACCACGCCGTTCCCACCTCGACGATGGGAGCGCCCTCCCGCCCGCCGGCCTCTGGATTAACGCACTCGGGCTCCGGGCCGGGTGGAGGGCGAGTTTCGATCAAACTCCCTTCTCGGCTCGGGGGAGGCGGCGCTCCAGCCCGCTGGTCCGGCCCGACATGGTTGGGTTCAGCAGGTTCTGCTTTGACTCGGACGGTCCCTAAGAGGAGTTCAGAACCAAGCCCGAAGCCGCCAGCATTGAGAGACTGTGTCTTGGAAAGATCCACAGGGCCCGTGGGATCCAGGTCAGGGTTACCTCTGACATCGGGAGTCATAGATTTTGACCCTGCTGCCTCAGATATAGGTGTAGTAGGTCTTTGGGGCTCAGGTTCTGGTGGGCTGAGTCCTTGTGTAAGAGACTCAGACCCTACATCTGCCATGTTAACAGATTCCAATCGACTGAGCGGCTCTTCACTGTATCTGGTCCTGGGCCAATCGGGCACCCTGCCTTTAATTCCAGGGCTACTGGGTTCCAACTCCTGCCTTGGACTGGGATCCCACTCTGTCTCTGTGCCGCTGCTGAGCAGTCGTCCTTTCTGCAGTGTCTGAAAGACAAATAGCCTGAATGGTTCCTAAGGTTGTGGCAAAACCAGAGACAAGACTTTAAACAGCAGTACTGAGAACGAACCAGGATCACAGGCGCCAATAACGCATCCTGACAACAAGGCCCCCAAATCACAGATGTATGAAAACAACCACACCCTTCAACTGCTCAGGACATTGTTAATATAGCAACACCATGCTGTATCATTTTAATAGAATTAAGCAGGCCATTACAATGACAATTTCAATAGCCCCTTAACTTTAAACATACCCATAAATTCATTATTCTGAAGGTGGTTTTGTGTAGTCTGATAGAATACAAAATGGTCatgtgttaaatgttttttatggaGCGGGTTATTCAAAAGCTAGGGTAATCAACACTTGTAAGGATACATTCTCTCCTGTAGAAAATCATTCCACTATCGGCCAAGTCACAACAAATATTAGTCACCACTTATTATATGAACCTCTTCACTGCAATGGCAGTCAGCTACACAAGACCACAGACCCAGCCCACTTTCCCCTCAcacacatcaataaaaaataaacctcttAGAAGGAATATGCAGTCAGAATATATATTGCCACAGACTAATTACATTAGCCTATATAGTTCTCACAACATATGATAGAACATCTTCTATACTGACTTTACTCCATTATTGAAGTGCTGTAGGAAACACTGAAAATCCggtctttaaattaaaaaatgctttgtcACTTGGTGGACAGGGTGGTAAGCTGCTGcatcacagctcttgggttccGGGTTCGAATCAGCCCGGGGGAACCTCCAGTGCGGAGTCTAAATTGGGgcactgtggctggaaggttgccagttcaaatcccgtggccggcaggggaatcctactctgttgggcccctgagcaagacccttaaccccagctgctccaggggtgctgtataaatggctgaccctgcgctctgacccccagcttctctctccctgtctgtgtgtctcatggagagcaagctggggtctgtgaaaatacaaattcctaatgcaacaaattgtatatggccaataaagtgatctgatcttatgtTCTCCAGAGAACTGGGCTTTCCTCTGGACCAGGAGAGCCCTAACCTGGTCTTCCAGGGCCATGTCTAATGGGTTTCCCAGCATTCTTTAACTGTCCAGCTTTTCAAGAGCAAGGAAGTGCTCTTGGCTGTGTCCGATTCAACAAATGCATGTTCGGTCAAACGTTCAATTAGCTCATTAGGGGCCTGGGCAGACCTCCCTGGCCAGGACTGGAGCTGTGTCCCTCTCTGCTCTAGAGGTTGCACGTTCTTCCCACTCACATGCAGACAAGAAGGTTCAACGGCATCTGTAAAGCCAGCTGGCGTGCAACTGCGAGGTGGACAGCTGGCTCTAGTTCAGTGGCTTCATGCCAACTCCGAATCACAAACTCTTACGACACACAAAACTCTTATATTCGCTCGAGATGAAATCTTCAGAACTGGAGGCGTGTCCCACACTCACAACGTCATAGGCCAGCAGTTGCAAGCTAAAAGTGATCACGGCATAACTAGGGCGCATCATTAGGATGGAGCAGTGgccctgtggctaaggatctgcgcctgtggctggaaggttgccagttcaaatcccgcagctggcagaggaatcctactctgctgggccccctgaacaaggcccttaaccccagctgctccaggggcgctgtataaatggccgaccctgtgctctgacccccagcttctctcaccctgtctgtgtgtctcatggagagcaagctagggtctgtgaaaagatgaattcctaatacaagaaattgtatagggccaataaagtgatcttattattAACTAAACTAGCTTGGGAGAAAAGTGAGCCAGTGGGACAAGGGTGAGCACAAGCCAAGACGGGGACAAATTCCGAGAACACTACAGCAGGGGCGAGGAGAGGATGCTGGGGGCTGGGGAAAGGCTGGCGGTACAAGCCAGGAGCGAAGAAGAAACGGACACGGGTGGTGATCGCACTGGCAGCGAGACACCTGCAGGTCCCGACAGCATGAACGCCAACGGCGATCAGTAGTTCTGTTCGGTTCTGTGTGTCCGGGTTTGCGCAGGCCAGTTAGGGAGCTATTTCATCACCTCAACGCTGCTCCCTGCCGCCACCCCTACacacgcgcacgcacacacacacgcgcgcacacacacactccttgAGACGGCCCTGTCATCAGCTTACGTACTTTATTGTCCCAGAAGGGAAATTGGCTTCGCAGGCAAGTAAAGACATAACACAATATAGTTAACAGACATAACGGATtgcacaaaaacatttattagaagtttgatgagaaagaaaataaatatataaagtaaTGTACAGTTACTTGTTCAAAGTCAAAAAAAGCAGGTTGATAGCTGTGGGAGAAAGGTGACTTAGTTCTGTTGCTCTTGAGTCTATGTTGTCTAAGATCACTTTATAAgaccactttattggccctatacaatctCTTAtcttaggaattcgtcttttcacagaccccaacttgctctccatgagacacacacacagggagagaagctgggggtcagagcgcaggctcagccattgtacagcacccctggagcagctggggttaagggccttgctcaggggcccaacggagtaggattcctctgcgagccacgggatttgaaccagcaaccttccagccacaggcacagatcctgagccacagagccaccacaccgctcAAATTGATCCAGGTGGAAAGAGCTCACATTCGCTATGCAACGTGCTTTCGTCTAGGGCTACATGTTCAATTGGCTTTGAGCCTCGTATTTGGCATCTGAAATGCAAGCCATCGGATCTTTTcagaagcaaaaagaaaaacagcggTTTGAAAGCTTCTGGCACACTCCCAGCTGATACTCCCAGCTGGTGATCGGCCGTCAAGACCCGGGGAGTCCGAGGTCAGAATAAGCAGGTGGAAGACGGGCTGCTTTCGGCTCGGTGCGCTGAAGCTGGGGGAGACGGCGGTTTCGACACCGACTGCGAGAACAAGCTAACCGGCAGTTTAACCCAGCGCGCAGATCCAATACAAGTCATCAACTAGCACCGGAGATCAAAGATCTTGACTGGACCGAAATCCCCTGGATAGCACCGGGATCTGAGAAGCAGTAATCTAGGTCAACATGACCCTTAGCAGGAATATGCAGCCGGtaacataatttaataaatctttttttttctctcccctcAATGAACGGGCATGACGAAGGGGAAAACGAGATTTTTGCTTATCGATCTGGGGTTGTTTTATTGAAGTTTGAGCACAGAGGCACGAATCACAAAGATGCGTACGTATGA contains:
- the LOC102696636 gene encoding zinc finger protein 436-like, which codes for MADVGSESLTQGLSPPEPEPQRPTTPISEAAGSKSMTPDVRGNPDLDPTGPVDLSKTQSLNAGGFGLGSELLLGTVRVKAEPAEPNHVGPDQRAGAPPPPSREGSLIETRPPPGPEPECVNPEAGGREGAPIVEVGTAWFQERLLKLGLENVMEGLCKLGPGLPRRNPAGGGESSSTKVTQQTSGSPVTPAPSSARPSPAPAESAGNARGSSRCARRGKTARKSQSLRGHLTSKAQGERPSRRRQSGESSAEPESFQKHQREHAEEVLYCCAQCGKCFARAGDLQSHQEAHAPEGEPNGCAEGRRPPPSPQDPPPRLSGAGPCCCPQCGKSFSHPGHLEEHRRTHAIERPYCCGQCGKTFSHTQNLKRHQRIHTGERPYRCPQCGKSFSDTGNLRKHQRIHTAERPYGCAHCGKSFSQSEVLKKHLRVHTGEKPYCCAQCGKSFSDTGNLRKHQRTHTEERPYSCEQCGRRFGQSSDLKTHRRIHTGERPYSCGQCGKSFNRSGHLKKHLRIHTGERPYCCALCGKSFSQSGVLKRHQQIHAGERPSSSF